The Bos mutus isolate GX-2022 chromosome 7, NWIPB_WYAK_1.1, whole genome shotgun sequence genome window below encodes:
- the FAM151B gene encoding protein FAM151B isoform X2, giving the protein MIEADVILPRDGSEHGQPIMAHPPEINSDNTLQEWLAEVIKTNKGIKLDFKSLAAVEPSMMLLENVKRHLKRPVWINADVLPGPNGNSRVVDAKPFIDTVTSFSPDVTFSLGWTTGWHPEKVNEGYSWTMVKEMEYICNELNQPVTFPVRAALVRQSCSQLLWLLKQSNRYSLTIWTGKNDSYSTEDLLFIRDHFDKKRVFYDILEPQNHEFKQAIGIKINL; this is encoded by the exons ATGATAGAGGCCGATGTCATTCTTCCAAGGGATGGATCAGAACATGGCCAGCCAATCATGGCCCATCCTCCAGAAATAAACAGTGATAATACTTTACAGGAATGGCTGGCTGAAGTTATTAAAACCAATAAAGGCATAAAGCTGGATTTTAAGAG TTTGGCAGCTGTAGAACCATCCATGATGCTCTTGGAAAATGTCAAGAGGCATCTGAAGCGTCCAGTGTGGATTAATGCTGATGTTCTTCCTGGTCCAAATGGAAACAGCAGAGTAGTGGATGCAAAACCTTTTATAGACACTGTGACATCCTTCTCTCCAGATGTGACGTTTTCCTTGGGTTGGACAACAGGATGGCATCCTGAGAAAGTCAATGAAg GTTACAGTTGGACAATggtgaaagagatggaatatatATGTAACGAACTAAATCAGCCTGTAACATTTCCTGTCAGAGCAGCATTAGTCAGGCAGTCTTGTTCTCAGTTACTCTGGCTGTTGAAGCAATCAAACAG GTACAGCCTGACCATTTGGACTGGAAAAAATGATAGCTATTCCACTGAAGATTTACTTTTTATTAGAGATCATTTTGACAAAAAACGAGTTTTCTATGACATCTTGGAACCACAAAACCATGAATTTAAACAAGCCATTGGAATCAAAATTAATCTCTAA